One region of Primulina tabacum isolate GXHZ01 chromosome 17, ASM2559414v2, whole genome shotgun sequence genomic DNA includes:
- the LOC142531100 gene encoding serine/threonine-protein kinase Aurora-3-like isoform X2 — MAAHPPKPAKLPPKTPKKQWSIDDFEIGKPLGKGKFGRVYLAREIKVIFKVQIDKYRLFHQLRREMEIQTSLRHPNVLRLYGWFHDDERIFLILEYAHGGELYKQLRKSQHLPERQAATYIASLTQALAYCHEKHVIHRDIKPENLLLDHEGRLKIADFGWSVQSSSKRHTMCGTLDYLAPEMVENKAHDYSVDNWTLGVLCYEFLYGVPPFEAESQSDTFRRIMKVDLSFPSTPEVSAEAKNLISQLLVKDSSKRLSLKKIMEHPWIVMTVDPMGICPN, encoded by the exons ATGGCTGCTCATCCCCCGAAACCCGCCAAACTACCTCCCAAAACTCCCAAAAAGCAATGGTCAATCGACGATTTTGAAATTGGGAAACCCCTGGGCAAAGGGAAATTCGGCCGAGTTTACCTTGCTCGTGAAATCAAG GTGATATTTAAGGTACAAATCGACAAGTACAGATtgttccatcagctgagaagaGAAATGGAGATCCAAACAAGCCTCCGCCACCCGAACGTTCTGAGGCTCTACGGATGGTTTCATGATGACGAACGGATTTTCTTGATCCTGGAGTACGCTCATGGTGGCGAGCTGTACAAACAACTGCGGAAATCACAGCACCTTCCCGAGAGACAAGCGGCCACT TACATAGCAAGTCTCACCCAAGCTTTGGCATACTGTCATGAAAAGCATGTGATTCACAGGGATATCAAACCAGAAAATTTGTTGCTTGATCATGAG GGTCGGCTCAAGATTGCCGACTTTGGTTGGTCAGTACAATCCAGTAGCAAAAGACACACCATGTGTGGAACTCTAGACTATTTAGCACCAGAAATGGTTGAGAACAAGGCCCATGACTATTCAGTGGATAATTGGACATTAGGCGTTCTTTgctatgaatttttatatggtGTGCCTCCATTCGAAGCTGAAAGTCAGTCAGACACATTTCGAAG GATAATGAAAGTTGACCTTAGCTTTCCTTCGACACCTGAAGTGTCTGCAGAAGCCAAAAATCTCATTAGCCAG CTTCTTGTAAAGGACTCATCAAAACGTCTTTCTCTTAAAAAGATTATGGAACACCCGTGGATAGTTATGACTGTCGACCCCATGGGAATCTGCCCGAACTAA
- the LOC142531100 gene encoding serine/threonine-protein kinase Aurora-3-like isoform X1: MAAHPPKPAKLPPKTPKKQWSIDDFEIGKPLGKGKFGRVYLAREIKSKYIVALKVIFKVQIDKYRLFHQLRREMEIQTSLRHPNVLRLYGWFHDDERIFLILEYAHGGELYKQLRKSQHLPERQAATYIASLTQALAYCHEKHVIHRDIKPENLLLDHEGRLKIADFGWSVQSSSKRHTMCGTLDYLAPEMVENKAHDYSVDNWTLGVLCYEFLYGVPPFEAESQSDTFRRIMKVDLSFPSTPEVSAEAKNLISQLLVKDSSKRLSLKKIMEHPWIVMTVDPMGICPN, encoded by the exons ATGGCTGCTCATCCCCCGAAACCCGCCAAACTACCTCCCAAAACTCCCAAAAAGCAATGGTCAATCGACGATTTTGAAATTGGGAAACCCCTGGGCAAAGGGAAATTCGGCCGAGTTTACCTTGCTCGTGAAATCAAG AGTAAGTATATAGTGGCGTTGAAGGTGATATTTAAGGTACAAATCGACAAGTACAGATtgttccatcagctgagaagaGAAATGGAGATCCAAACAAGCCTCCGCCACCCGAACGTTCTGAGGCTCTACGGATGGTTTCATGATGACGAACGGATTTTCTTGATCCTGGAGTACGCTCATGGTGGCGAGCTGTACAAACAACTGCGGAAATCACAGCACCTTCCCGAGAGACAAGCGGCCACT TACATAGCAAGTCTCACCCAAGCTTTGGCATACTGTCATGAAAAGCATGTGATTCACAGGGATATCAAACCAGAAAATTTGTTGCTTGATCATGAG GGTCGGCTCAAGATTGCCGACTTTGGTTGGTCAGTACAATCCAGTAGCAAAAGACACACCATGTGTGGAACTCTAGACTATTTAGCACCAGAAATGGTTGAGAACAAGGCCCATGACTATTCAGTGGATAATTGGACATTAGGCGTTCTTTgctatgaatttttatatggtGTGCCTCCATTCGAAGCTGAAAGTCAGTCAGACACATTTCGAAG GATAATGAAAGTTGACCTTAGCTTTCCTTCGACACCTGAAGTGTCTGCAGAAGCCAAAAATCTCATTAGCCAG CTTCTTGTAAAGGACTCATCAAAACGTCTTTCTCTTAAAAAGATTATGGAACACCCGTGGATAGTTATGACTGTCGACCCCATGGGAATCTGCCCGAACTAA